A section of the Streptomyces xinghaiensis S187 genome encodes:
- a CDS encoding helix-turn-helix transcriptional regulator — MATDHLYARELGDFLRARRSRLRPQDVGLEPGGRRKVTGLRRDEIALLAGLSTDYYQRLEQGRGGRPSDDALYAIASALDLDDEERRHLFGLARAARRPTASAPVRRGPERVPDSTRRLLHVMATPALVLGRHLDVLAWNPLAEALLGDPATVPPAERNMVVQLFRDPEARLRCPDWESLALDYIGMLRAAVAEDPGHPRATALIGELSIHSTDFRSLWARHDVRENVHGTKLFRHPEAGEITLDWDSYPLPGNPGPVLLVYTAEPGSADAERLQLLASLRATRDHGTDAGTEPPPLRRR, encoded by the coding sequence ATGGCCACCGATCATCTGTATGCGCGAGAACTGGGTGACTTCCTCCGCGCCCGGCGCAGCCGGCTGCGTCCGCAGGACGTCGGCCTGGAGCCGGGCGGCCGGCGCAAGGTGACCGGCCTGCGCCGCGACGAGATCGCCCTGCTGGCCGGGCTGAGCACCGACTACTACCAGCGCCTGGAACAGGGCCGCGGGGGGCGGCCGTCCGATGACGCCCTCTATGCCATCGCCTCCGCACTGGACCTGGACGACGAGGAACGCCGGCATCTGTTCGGCCTCGCCCGGGCCGCGCGCCGGCCGACGGCGTCCGCTCCCGTTCGCCGCGGTCCCGAACGGGTACCCGACAGCACCCGGCGGCTGCTGCACGTCATGGCCACCCCCGCACTGGTGCTCGGCCGCCACCTCGACGTGCTCGCCTGGAACCCGCTGGCCGAAGCCCTGCTGGGCGACCCCGCCACCGTGCCCCCGGCGGAACGCAACATGGTCGTCCAGCTGTTCCGGGATCCCGAGGCCCGCCTGCGCTGCCCGGACTGGGAAAGCCTTGCCCTGGACTACATCGGCATGCTGCGCGCCGCCGTCGCGGAGGATCCGGGCCATCCGCGCGCCACGGCGCTCATCGGCGAACTGAGCATCCACAGCACTGACTTCCGGAGCCTGTGGGCCCGCCACGACGTGCGGGAGAACGTCCACGGAACCAAACTCTTCCGGCACCCCGAGGCCGGTGAGATCACCCTGGACTGGGACAGCTACCCGCTGCCCGGCAACCCGGGCCCCGTCCTCCTCGTCTACACGGCCGAACCGGGCAGCGCGGACGCCGAGCGTCTCCAACTCCTCGCGTCCCTGCGCGCGACCCGTGACCACGGCACCGACGCCGGCACCGAACCCCCGCCGCTCCGCCGGCGGTGA
- a CDS encoding dihydrofolate reductase family protein: MRTLISTAFMSLDGVVEAPGGEPGYRNAGWTFKDVEFLPEAYDIKDREQKEATAMLLGRISYQAFSPVWPGMEDFAGYKVMPKYVVSTTLGEDDLVSDWGETTILRSLDEVAALKETEGGAIIVHGSATLNRALSDAGLIDRYHLLVFPLLLGAGKRLFSATDKDTQKLKLVDHEAYANGVQKNVFDVVR; this comes from the coding sequence ATGCGCACCCTGATCAGCACCGCCTTCATGTCACTTGACGGCGTCGTGGAGGCCCCGGGCGGCGAGCCCGGTTACCGGAACGCCGGATGGACCTTCAAGGACGTCGAGTTCCTCCCCGAGGCATACGACATCAAGGACCGCGAACAGAAGGAAGCCACGGCGATGCTGCTGGGCCGGATCAGCTATCAGGCGTTCAGCCCGGTGTGGCCCGGTATGGAGGACTTCGCCGGGTACAAGGTGATGCCGAAGTACGTCGTGTCCACCACCCTCGGCGAGGACGACCTGGTGTCGGACTGGGGCGAGACGACGATCCTGCGCTCACTCGACGAGGTCGCCGCGCTGAAGGAGACCGAGGGCGGCGCGATCATCGTCCACGGCAGCGCCACCCTGAACCGCGCCCTCTCGGACGCCGGCCTCATCGACCGCTACCACCTGCTCGTCTTCCCGCTCCTGCTCGGCGCGGGCAAGCGGCTCTTCAGCGCGACGGACAAGGACACGCAGAAGCTGAAGCTGGTCGACCACGAGGCCTACGCCAACGGCGTGCAGAAGAACGTCTTCGACGTCGTCCGCTGA
- a CDS encoding DUF2249 domain-containing protein — MAIEDKQLDVRSEAPARRHALIFENYTALGTGEGFVLVNDHDPKPLYYQFDAEHKGDFTWDYLEQGPETWRVRIGRPAAGGGK; from the coding sequence ATGGCCATCGAGGACAAGCAGCTCGACGTGCGCAGTGAGGCACCCGCCCGCCGCCACGCGCTGATCTTCGAGAACTACACCGCGCTGGGAACCGGCGAGGGCTTCGTACTCGTCAACGACCACGACCCGAAGCCGCTGTACTACCAGTTCGACGCCGAGCACAAGGGCGACTTCACCTGGGACTACCTGGAGCAGGGCCCCGAGACCTGGCGGGTGCGCATCGGCCGCCCCGCCGCCGGCGGCGGGAAGTAG